AGCGGGCGCCGCGCTTCGTGGGAGGAGGAGGCAAGGGCATGGACTTGGATGCTCAGATGACGCGGGAAGCCCGCAGGGTGCAGGGGCGCGCGCAGGCAGCGGAGCGCGGCGCCAATGAAAAAGCCGCCAAGGTAGCCAAGGCGGCTTCGATCAGATAGCTCGTCGGAAGGACGTACTGCAACAGCATGTCGGGCCATTATGCACGACGAGTTGGAAGCCGCGTTGCGGGCTTCCCGATCAATGCGCTTACGCGGCTTTCTTGAGAACTTTGACAGCTTTCAGCACTTCTTCCACGTGGCCGGGCACCTTCAGGCCGCGCCATTCCTGCACCAGGATGCCGTCGGCGTTGACGAGGAAAGTGCTGCGCTCGATGCCCTTGACCTTCTTGCCGTACATGATCTTGTTCTTGACCACGCCGAACATGTGGCACATCTTCTCTTCGGTGTCGGCGATCAGCTCGAAGGGCAGCTCAAGCTTGGCCTTGAAGTCGTCGTGCGACTTCATGTTGTCTCGGCTCACGCCGAAAACCACGGCGCCGGCTTTCACGAAATCCTTGTACTTGTCGCGAAACTGCATCGCTTCGGTGGTGCAGCCTGGAGTGTTATCTTTTGGGTAAAAATACAGAACCAGTGCTTGGCCGATGTGAGAAGT
This genomic interval from Ottowia oryzae contains the following:
- a CDS encoding peroxiredoxin codes for the protein MAIVVNKPLPEFEAIATGDVKVTNTSHIGQALVLYFYPKDNTPGCTTEAMQFRDKYKDFVKAGAVVFGVSRDNMKSHDDFKAKLELPFELIADTEEKMCHMFGVVKNKIMYGKKVKGIERSTFLVNADGILVQEWRGLKVPGHVEEVLKAVKVLKKAA